A window of Rufibacter sp. LB8 contains these coding sequences:
- a CDS encoding transposase → MGIKNKIHEGYLYFVTLTVVDWVDVFTKPVYRHILLDSLKFCQEKKGLELYAWVVMSNHLHFIASAPDGKNLADILRDYKQFTSRRITQAIQLENESRKEWMLPRFHFAAATNAKSYHFKFWQDGNEAKEIHSNEFLQQKLDYIHMNPVRAELVYEPEHYTYSSALDYAGGKGLLNVLLVE, encoded by the coding sequence ATGGGCATCAAAAACAAAATCCACGAAGGCTATCTCTATTTTGTGACCTTAACAGTGGTGGACTGGGTAGATGTTTTCACCAAGCCTGTTTACCGTCACATTCTGCTCGACTCCTTAAAGTTTTGTCAGGAAAAGAAAGGGCTGGAATTATACGCATGGGTGGTCATGAGCAATCACCTTCACTTCATTGCTTCGGCACCAGACGGAAAGAATTTGGCTGACATCCTCCGCGATTATAAACAATTCACTAGCCGCAGAATTACCCAAGCCATCCAACTGGAAAACGAAAGCCGGAAAGAATGGATGCTGCCTCGTTTCCATTTCGCGGCTGCCACCAATGCCAAATCCTATCATTTTAAATTCTGGCAAGACGGAAATGAAGCCAAAGAAATTCACTCAAATGAATTCCTTCAACAGAAGCTAGACTATATTCATATGAATCCGGTCCGGGCAGAATTGGTCTATGAGCCGGAACATTACACCTATAGTTCAGCCCTAGATTATGCCGGCGGCAAGGGTTTACTGAACGTGTTGCTGGTAGAG
- the trxA gene encoding thioredoxin yields the protein MAHKAIEITDANFEEIINSDKPVLVDFWAEWCGPCRMVGPVVEELAGDYEGRVVVGKVDVDANPQTSAKFGIRSIPTLLVFKNGQVVDKQVGAVPKNVLAQKLDGQLA from the coding sequence ATGGCACATAAAGCAATTGAGATCACCGATGCGAACTTTGAGGAGATCATCAACTCAGATAAACCTGTATTAGTAGACTTCTGGGCCGAGTGGTGCGGACCTTGCCGCATGGTAGGACCCGTGGTAGAAGAACTAGCCGGCGACTATGAAGGCCGCGTGGTGGTAGGCAAAGTAGACGTGGACGCCAACCCACAGACCTCTGCCAAATTCGGGATCAGAAGCATTCCTACGCTGTTGGTTTTCAAAAACGGACAAGTGGTAGACAAGCAAGTAGGCGCCGTTCCCAAGAACGTGTTGGCCCAGAAACTAGATGGCCAGTTAGCATAA